DNA from Streptomyces sp. Edi4:
GCCCCGTGAGTACGCGGGAATCCTAGGGATTCGGAAGACGACGTTTCGCGGTCATGACATCAGATAACCATTCCGATTCGCAATCGTTATCCCGGAACACGTGTGCCAAGCGACGTTGTCGACAAATCCCCGGCACAGATGGGGAGTTTCGGTACATCGGCGCTCGCTGCCCGTCCCCCCGGCGCGGCACCGGCCGGCCCTCCGCGGGACCCTCCGCCCAGGCACCGCCGCGCCGCCTCCCCCGTGGATCCCCCAAGTGAGCGCGCCTAGAAGCCCATCACGGCCGTGTCCGAAACTGTGGCCGAAACCGACTCCCATACCACCGGCGCACCCCCGCTGACCGCACCCCCGCTGACCGCACCCGCCAAGGCGCCACCCGGCTCCCCCGCCCCTGCCGCCCCCGAGGAGCCCGCCGCCGAGCCCGGGCCCGCCCCACTCAGCTCCCCCTGGCGCACGGCCCGTTCGGCCGGGGCGGCCTCGCCCTTGAACACCCGCCGGAACGCGCTGGTGCCCCGCGTCATGTCGTGCCCGATCGCCACCGCGTCCACGTCCGCCGAGAACCGGCGCGAGCCGTCCTCGCGTTCCTCATCACGCACTTTCAGGCGGCCGTGCACCAGCAGGGGTTCGCCGACCGCCACCGAGCCCGTCAGATTCTTTCCGAGGGTCCGCGCCGCCCACACCGTGTAGAAGCTCGTCACCCCGTCCACCCAGCACTGCTTCTCGCGGTCGAAGCGGCGCGCGCTCACCGCGAGCCGGAGCCTCGCTGCCCCGCCGGTCGGCGTCTCGCGCCACTCCACCTGCGTGGCCACGTTGCCGACCAGCGTCACCATCGTCTCGTTCACTGCTCTCAACCCCCGTGCCCGTCCAAACCGCTGGGCCCTGCTCGCGCCGGACACCGGCGGGTGTGAAAAGCCCCGCCCAGTCCGGCCGTCGATCGAACCCTTGCGCTGTCGATCTCCATGCTGGACCGGACGGGGAGTCCGTGCCGGGGCCTGTGGATTACCGCCGGGTTGTGGACAACCCGCTCACCCCCGTGGCGCGCGTGGCTCCCGCGCCCACCACCGCCGCGTACTGTTCCCGCACTTCGCGATAGCGCAGCAACTCGGCCGCCAGCGGATCGAGGACCTTGGCCCGCCCGCAGGCCGCAGCGGCCTCCCTGAGCCTGCGTTCGGCCTCCTGCCCGTAGCGGCGCCCGGGCCCGCGCGCCGCCACCGCGCACGCCCACTCCACCAGCGGCCCCCCGACCACGCCCGCCAGCATCACCAGCGCGGGCACCACGAGCCCCGGCGTGAGCACCCCGAGGATCTGGCCCAGCAGCCAGAGCCCGCCCACGATCTGAATGGCCGTCATCGTCATCTGGGCCAGCACGGCCGCAGGCCACCACGGCGGCCGGGGCGAGGCGCCGCGCTCCAGCTCCTCCCGCACCGCGAGCTCGTCCAGGGCCTCCGCAAGCCCCTCCGCGCCCCGTACCGCCGCCTCGCGCACGGACTGCGCCCAGGGCGCGGGAAGCCCCGCGGTGGCGTGGTCGGCGACCGTACGCACCGCCTGCTCGACGCGCTGGCGCGCGGTGACCTGCTCCTCGACGGGGGCATCGGAGCGCGGGCGCTGGGTGGCGGGGACGCGGATGCGGTCGTACCAGCGCCACAGCCGCAGCCACGGCGTCCCGCACGCGCGCTGGGCGCCCAGGCGCCATTCGCGTTCGGCGGCCTCCCCCGCAGCGGTGGCGCCGACCGCGCGGGCGAGGCGGTCGGCGAATTCGTCGCGGGCCCGTTCGCCGAGCCCGGGCCGCCCGTCGGCGACGTACAGCGGACGCAGTTCGGCCGCGGCCCGGTCCACGTCGGCGGCCAGTCTGCGACCCGCCGCGCCGCGCTCGCGCACGAAGTGACCGAGCTGTTCGCGCAGTTCGGCGACGCCCTGGCCGGTCAGGGCGGACAGCGCGAGCACGCAGGCGCCGGGCTCGCCGTGCTCGCCGAGCGCCACGCCGTCCTCGTCGAGCAGCCGGCGCAGATCGTCCAGGACCTGGTCGGCGGCGTCGCCGGGCAGCCGGTCCACCTGGTTCAGGACGACGAAGCTGACCTCGGCGTGGCCCGCCATCGGGCGCAGGTAGCGCTCGTGCAGCACGGCGTCCGCGTACTTCTCGGGGTCCACGACCCACACGATCGCGTCCACCAGGGCGAGCACCCGGTCGGCGGCCTCGCGGTGCGTGACGAGCGCGGAATCGAGATCGGGCAGGTCCACAAGGACCAGGCCCTCCAGATCGCCGCCACCCGCCGTCTCCAGCGGGCGCCTGCGCAGCCGGCCGGGGATGCCGAGCCGGTCGAGCAGCCCGGCGGCGCCGTCGGTCCAGCTGCACGCGATGGGCGCGCCGGTGGTCGGCCGGCGCAGCCCGGTGTCCGAGATCTGGCTTCTGGCAAGGGCGTTGAAGAGGGTGGACTTGCCGCTTCCGGTGGCGCCCGCGACGGCGACCACGGTGTGCCGCGCGGACAGGCGCTGGCGGGCGGACGCCTCGTCCAGCACCCGCCCGGCCTCCGCGAGCGCCTGCTCGTCGAGGCGCGTACGGGAGAGGCCGACCAGTTCGCGCAGCGCGTCCAGGCGTCCGCGCACCGCGCCCGCGTAGGGCCCGCCGATGGGTTCGAACGCGGCGTCCCGCGCCTGTTCGCCGTCCTCGGCGGCGGGTGACATCTCGCCGGGCTCGGCGGCGCGCCGCGCGATCAGCCCGTCGGCCCAGCGGTCCTCGACGTCCTGCGTCATGCCGCTTTCCTCTCCTTCTGCACCACGGACAGGGCGGCGATCAGCCCGGCCTGCGGCTCGGGTGTCACCTCAAGGGCGTCCAGCGGCGCGAGCCGCCGTTCACGTTCGGCGCCGAGCACCTGGTCGATGTACGTGGCGACGAGTTCGCCGCCCTTGTCGCGCAGCCGCAGCGCGCCCTGGGCGCCGATCCGCTCGGCAAGACGCTCCCCCGCCCTGCGGGCCCTGCGGCCGCCGAGCAGGGCCGCGGCGAGCAGCGCGGCCACGGTCTCGGGGTCGGGCGCCACCGAGCGCTCCATCTCCCGCACCTCGTCCTCGGCCAGCTCCTCCAGGACCCGCCGCCAGCGCCGCACCGCGAGCCCGATGCGGTCCTCGGGGTCCTGGTGGCGGCCGGCGTCGGCGAACCGCCCCGCCGCCGGCTCCCGCGCCCAGGCCGCCCTGACCCGCTCGTCGGCGGCGGCCGCCGCGCACCGCAGGAGTTCGGCGAGGCTGTCCACGAGCGCGTCAAGGAGCTCGCCGGCGGACGCGCCGCCGGGGTGGGCGCGCCAGCGGGTGAGCGCGTCCCCGGCCAGCACCTCACCGGCCCGCAGGCGCCGCCGCACCCGCTCACCCTCCTTGGCGTACGCGTCCTCGACCGCGCCGGTGAGGCGGACGGCGGCGGCGTACTGCGCGGCGACGGCCGAAGCGAGCTCCGGCATCCGGGCGTTGAGCGATTCGATGGCGCCGGACGCGGTGCGGGCGACGGCCTGCTGGCGGGCGGCGGGGTCCTGGCTGCGGTGGGTGAGCCAGGTGCGCAGCGCGGCGACGGCGGTGGAGGGCAGCAGGCCGTGCGAGGCGCCCGCGGATTCGGGCAGTTCGGGCACGGTGAAGCGCGGCACGTCACCGAGCCCGGCGCGGGTGAGCAACGCGCCGTACTGCCGCGACACTTCGGCGAGCACCTGATGGGGCACCCGGTCCAGGACGGTGATGAGAGTGGCGTCGTACTCCTTGGCGGTACGCAGCAGGTGCCAGGGCACCGCGTCGGCGTAGCGGGACGCGGTGGTGACCATGACCCAGACGTCGGCGGCGCAGATGAGTTCGGCGGCCAGGACGCGGTTGCTGACGATCAGTGAGTCGATGTCGGGCGCGTCCAGCAGGGCGAGCCCGCGCGGCAGGGTGGTGGCGGTCTCCACGCGTACGGTGCCGTCGTCGTCCCCGCCCGGCAGGTCCTCGGGTTCGGCGTCCTCGTGCTGCTGGGGCAGCCAGACGCGGGTGAGCCCGGGCAGCACCCGCACACCGGCGAACCACTCCTTGTCGTCGGGGTGGCAGACGAGCACGGGCGTACGCGTGGTGGGGCGCAGCACGCCCGCCTGGCTCACCCGGCGTCCCACAAGGGAGTTGACGAGCGTGGACTTCCCCGCGCCGGTGGAACCGCCGATGACCGCGAGCAGCGGGGCTTCGGGGTCGCGCAGGCGGGGCAGCAGATAGTCGTCGAGCTGTGCGAGCAGTTCGCCGCGGGTCTGCCGGGCACGTGGCGCCCCCGGCAGGGGCAGCGGGAGGCGCACGGCGGCGACACTGTCGCGCAGGGCGGAGAGTGCGTCGATGAGCTGAGGCCGTACGTCCAAGGTCACCACATGCGAAGAATGCCCAATTTTGGCGGCTTTTTGAAGCGTATGGCTACTTCCGCGCGCGTCCGTACGCCGCCAGGACGCACCGAACGGACAGATGGGACACAGGGGACGAGTGGGACGCAGGCATAACGAGTGCACAACACCCTGGGCCACGAGCGCCAAAACCGCTGCGGGATTCGCACCTGCCTGCGATTATCGGTTCGCTTCACCGAACCTCCACATCGTGCCACGCAGGTGAAGCAACCGGGACGAGGTGACAGGAGCCCTATCCTTGTCCCCGGCAAGGTCACCGGCCCGGGACCCGCCCCGGACCGACAACCCTGCCGCCCGGGACCCCAGCCCCACCGAGGCCCCGCCCGGCCCCCGTAGCTCAGTGGATAGAGCAGGCGCCTTCTAAGCGCTTGGCCGCAGGTTCGAGTCCTGCCGGGGGCACCACTGACGTCACGTCAGCTTGGCTGTGTTTTGGCTGGTCAGACCGTGTATGACCCGCGCAGATCTCCAGCGTACGCCGCTTCGTCGGAAGGTGCGGGAGTCCGGCTAGCACCGGCTGAAACTGGGCCTCTACGGGTGTCTGTCCCCCATGCGTCCCCCAGCCTCCCCGCCCAAATGCACCCGAAGGGCACCCTGCCGAGCAACGCCGAAGGGCGGTGCGGGACCCCGTCTTCGTGGGGTCCCGCACCGCCCTCGACCGCATCCGGCTTAACCCGCCTCGGGGACGTACCGGATGCCTTCGATCTGCTTCAGATAGTTGGCCAGCTGCCCGGCAATGCACCTCGCGTAGATAGCGAGGAGCACGGGCACGCTGTTCCCCGCCCACTCGGCGACCTGGGCCGGGGGTATGCCCTTGTTGAGCCACGCCGTGAGGCAGGTGTGGCGGCAGTCATACACACGCTTGCCTGCGGGCGACTTGAACTCGTGAGGCTTTAGAACAGCCTTTCGGGCCTTCTCCCAGACCCGTCGGAACACCGAGCCCGCCAGCATGCCGCCGTTCTCTCCAGGGAAGAGGAGGTCGGTCGGCTTGAGCTTGTAGCGGTCGATGATCTCGCGCAGGAAGGCGACGAGGTCGGGGTGGATGGGCACAGTTCGTGTGTCGCCCTCGGCTCGCCCCTTCAGGTCGCGGTCGTCATGGGGATCACCACTGTCGGTCCACTGGCTGCCGACCTCCGGCCGGGCCTTATGGACGATGAACTCGCCCCAGCCCGTTTCGGGGAGAGTGGCGTCGCTGACGTGCAGCGCGACGGCTTCCTCCGGTCGAAGTCCGGCGTAGCACAGAGTGGCGAAGAAGGCCCGGTAGATGAGCCCCCGCCGAGGGCGCTGACCGATCCAGTCGAGGAGCGCGGTGACCTGCTCCGGGTTCAGCAGCGAACGCTTGTCGATGGCCTGCGCAACCTTGGGGGCACCGCCTCCACTGCCCTTCCCCTTCGGCAGGGGGTTCTGGCGCAGGATGCCGTGACGAACGGCGTACTCCATCGCCAGGTTCATGATCCGCCGATTGCGGGTCACGGAGCTGGCCGCCGCGGCAGTGCCGTCTAGCAGGGTTCCGAGAGCGGAGACGACCGTGTCGATTCGGTCCGACTGCTCCCACGCTGCCATCGACAGCGTGTTGCGCTGGACCCAGTCGAGGATGACACGCACCTCGTCCGGTATCGGCTCCTCGGGGTTGGTCCGGCGCTTGGAGTTGAAGGCCCACTCGCGCAGCGCCGTACGCACCTTGACCGGATCAAACTGCTTCGGGGGCGTCCGGAGCAAGGCGATGGTCGCAGGGGTCAGCGCCTTCGCCACGTTCTTCCGCTGGTTCGCGGAGAAATGCGGCCACGTCTTGTCGACGAACTCAACGGCGAAGTCAAACCAGTTGGTATCCGCCGCCTTACTGGAGTAAGAGATCGGCATGCCGGTCTCGGCGCCGAAAGGCTCGCCACGCTTGACTGCGGTCAACAGGTCGGAACGTCGGGCATCCGCGAGTGCCTTGGTCGGGTAGGTCTTGCTGTGCTTTTTGGTGCCGACCTTCCAGACCACCTTGTAGGTGTATCCGTTCGCTCGCGTCCGGCGCTCGATGTTGTAGATCCGTACGTCAAACGTGCCATCAATCAAGAGGCGTCCTCACAATCACTAAGCCAATTTTCGAAATCGCTACGCCGTATCCGGAGACTTCCGTTGGGAAGTCGGATGCAGCGCGGTCCTCGCCCCTTCTGTCGCCAGTCGTAGAAGGTGGATCGAGCTATCCCCAGCTCGCCACACACGTCATCGACCGTCAGCTTTGCCCCAGGCCGCACCGCTACCGCCATGCCGGCACCTCGCAGACACCGAGGGCAAGGCTCGGTGTCGTCTCAGGGAGGAAAAGGGCAGGGGGTATCGCGGATCGGCACATGGCAGGGTTTCCTTGCGGGGAGCGAGGAGCGACAGGGGCGCAGCAGCATCACCTCGCGCTGTCTGCGCCAGGAGGGCCGCCTGCCGGCGGCACGCGCTGCCTACGGCAGAGGAGCC
Protein-coding regions in this window:
- a CDS encoding GTPase encodes the protein MTQDVEDRWADGLIARRAAEPGEMSPAAEDGEQARDAAFEPIGGPYAGAVRGRLDALRELVGLSRTRLDEQALAEAGRVLDEASARQRLSARHTVVAVAGATGSGKSTLFNALARSQISDTGLRRPTTGAPIACSWTDGAAGLLDRLGIPGRLRRRPLETAGGGDLEGLVLVDLPDLDSALVTHREAADRVLALVDAIVWVVDPEKYADAVLHERYLRPMAGHAEVSFVVLNQVDRLPGDAADQVLDDLRRLLDEDGVALGEHGEPGACVLALSALTGQGVAELREQLGHFVRERGAAGRRLAADVDRAAAELRPLYVADGRPGLGERARDEFADRLARAVGATAAGEAAEREWRLGAQRACGTPWLRLWRWYDRIRVPATQRPRSDAPVEEQVTARQRVEQAVRTVADHATAGLPAPWAQSVREAAVRGAEGLAEALDELAVREELERGASPRPPWWPAAVLAQMTMTAIQIVGGLWLLGQILGVLTPGLVVPALVMLAGVVGGPLVEWACAVAARGPGRRYGQEAERRLREAAAACGRAKVLDPLAAELLRYREVREQYAAVVGAGATRATGVSGLSTTRR
- a CDS encoding single-stranded DNA-binding protein produces the protein MNETMVTLVGNVATQVEWRETPTGGAARLRLAVSARRFDREKQCWVDGVTSFYTVWAARTLGKNLTGSVAVGEPLLVHGRLKVRDEEREDGSRRFSADVDAVAIGHDMTRGTSAFRRVFKGEAAPAERAVRQGELSGAGPGSAAGSSGAAGAGEPGGALAGAVSGGAVSGGAPVVWESVSATVSDTAVMGF
- a CDS encoding dynamin family protein, with amino-acid sequence MDVRPQLIDALSALRDSVAAVRLPLPLPGAPRARQTRGELLAQLDDYLLPRLRDPEAPLLAVIGGSTGAGKSTLVNSLVGRRVSQAGVLRPTTRTPVLVCHPDDKEWFAGVRVLPGLTRVWLPQQHEDAEPEDLPGGDDDGTVRVETATTLPRGLALLDAPDIDSLIVSNRVLAAELICAADVWVMVTTASRYADAVPWHLLRTAKEYDATLITVLDRVPHQVLAEVSRQYGALLTRAGLGDVPRFTVPELPESAGASHGLLPSTAVAALRTWLTHRSQDPAARQQAVARTASGAIESLNARMPELASAVAAQYAAAVRLTGAVEDAYAKEGERVRRRLRAGEVLAGDALTRWRAHPGGASAGELLDALVDSLAELLRCAAAAADERVRAAWAREPAAGRFADAGRHQDPEDRIGLAVRRWRRVLEELAEDEVREMERSVAPDPETVAALLAAALLGGRRARRAGERLAERIGAQGALRLRDKGGELVATYIDQVLGAERERRLAPLDALEVTPEPQAGLIAALSVVQKERKAA
- a CDS encoding helix-turn-helix domain-containing protein → MAVAVRPGAKLTVDDVCGELGIARSTFYDWRQKGRGPRCIRLPNGSLRIRRSDFENWLSDCEDAS
- a CDS encoding site-specific integrase — translated: MIDGTFDVRIYNIERRTRANGYTYKVVWKVGTKKHSKTYPTKALADARRSDLLTAVKRGEPFGAETGMPISYSSKAADTNWFDFAVEFVDKTWPHFSANQRKNVAKALTPATIALLRTPPKQFDPVKVRTALREWAFNSKRRTNPEEPIPDEVRVILDWVQRNTLSMAAWEQSDRIDTVVSALGTLLDGTAAAASSVTRNRRIMNLAMEYAVRHGILRQNPLPKGKGSGGGAPKVAQAIDKRSLLNPEQVTALLDWIGQRPRRGLIYRAFFATLCYAGLRPEEAVALHVSDATLPETGWGEFIVHKARPEVGSQWTDSGDPHDDRDLKGRAEGDTRTVPIHPDLVAFLREIIDRYKLKPTDLLFPGENGGMLAGSVFRRVWEKARKAVLKPHEFKSPAGKRVYDCRHTCLTAWLNKGIPPAQVAEWAGNSVPVLLAIYARCIAGQLANYLKQIEGIRYVPEAG